The following are encoded together in the Coffea arabica cultivar ET-39 chromosome 1c, Coffea Arabica ET-39 HiFi, whole genome shotgun sequence genome:
- the LOC113729147 gene encoding uncharacterized protein isoform X2 codes for MAGTCSPVKPHVIVSSTAIELTRNSRVGAPSSVRYSARRSVFASPDGLQPLAEGPSCIFVGPIETASKETLEALYCQARDSYYNGTPLIVDDMFDRVELKLRWYGSKYVVKYPRCSLRRQSTYADAEEDPSQAFALASIWLLILGFGGSVFLLPVMYTLGQAYHQDAFHSATSHTSQASMLQFLTILNGMMYMALGSIIGVPIASASVGALQGIWKNDLVALKGVCPNCGEEVSIKFLHLLDLISPSFPATDQNAMCVRAS; via the exons ATGGCCGGCACGTGCTCACCGGTCAAGCCTCACGTGATAGTATCATCGACGGCTATTGAACTTACCAGAAATTCGCGTGTCGGAGCTCCGTCATCCGTCCGGTATTCAGCTCGGAGATCCGTCTTCGCCTCGCCTGATGGCCTCCAGCCCCTCGCCGAGGGTCCGTCGTGTATATTCGTCGGTCCGATTGAAACTGCCAGTAAAGAAACCCTAGAAGCTCTCTATTGTCAA GCTAGGGATTCATATTATAATGGTACGCCGTTGATTGTAGATGACATGTTTGATAGAGTTGAG CTGAAGTTGCGGTGGTATGGTTCGAAATATGTAGTGAAGTATCCGAGGTGTAGTCTTAGGCGGCAATCAACCTATGCTGACGCTGag GAAGATCCTTCACAGGCGTTTGCATTAGCGAGCATATGGCTTTTGATTCTTGGTTTTGGTGGTTCAGTCTTTCTGCTTCCTGTTATGTACACCCTTGGTCAAGCTTATCATCAAGATGCATTTCACTCTGCAACTTCACACACCAGTCAAGCTTCTATGCTACAGTTCCTTACTATACTTAATGGCATGATGTACATGGCATTGGGATCCATAATAGGTGTTCCAATTGCTTCAGCATCAG TTGGAGCATTGCAAGGGATTTGGAAGAATGACTTGGTCGCGCTAAAAGGGGTTTGCCCAAATTGTGGTGAGGAGGTCAGTATAAA GTTTTTGCATTTGTTAGATCTGATCAGTCCAAGCTTTCCCGCCACAGATCAGAATGCCATGTGTGTGAGAGCTTCATAG
- the LOC113722286 gene encoding probable xyloglucan galactosyltransferase GT12, with the protein MDGSITAMLRNKIWFVFCALFVFWFLLLYGFDWSFLPGLATISHEKSIQSLDPNSIRVTDNHEGKEDVTSNLMNATNFGVDNSGNTTNAVAGIKEKKFNDWSTEDEVSEDVDDLEKELEPIFLKDDANREKEEQQNKCRGRYIYVHDLPSRFNDDLLKQCKSLNKWTDMCQYFVNNGLGSELGNPAKIFSRTGWFNTHQFSLEVIFHNRMKQYECLTNDSSEAAAVYVPYYAGLDVSRHLWGSNASVRDSDSLSLIKWLRERPEWDVMWGRDHFMVAGRITWDFRRGIDDDNHWGNKLMVLPESKNMTMLTIESSPWNSNDFAIPYPTYFHPWTDNDIVQWQNRMRKQKRKSLFCFAGAPRPNIEDSIRGEVMNQCKSSNRRCGLMECSDQRNKCQKPVHIMKMFQNSVFCLQPPGDSFTRRSTFDSILAGCIPVFFTPASAYVQYLWHLPRDFNKYSVLIPEDDVKNRRVSIEKKLSQISKSRVSAMREEVIKLIPNVTYADPRSRWQKFEDAFDLTVKGVLERVESLRQEMEEGKNSSLSYDEEDSWKYFTFGKVDKNEWDNFFLRTDRSKYY; encoded by the coding sequence ATGGATGGTTCGATCACTGCAATGTTACGCAACAAaatttggtttgttttctgTGCTTTGTTCGTTTTCTGGTTCTTGTTGCTGTATGGTTTTGATTGGTCTTTCCTTCCCGGACTTGCAACAATATCCCACGAAAAATCTAttcaatctcttgatccaaaTTCTATTCGTGTTACCGATAACCATGAAGGGAAGGAGGATGTTACGTCTAATTTGATGAATGCCACGAATTTTGGAGTAGATAATTCAGGGAATACCACAAATGCTGTTGCTGGtatcaaagaaaaaaagttcAATGATTGGTCGACAGAGGATGAAGTGAGTGAAGACGTTGATGATCTTGAGAAAGAATTGGAACCAATTTTTCTTAAAGATGATGCCAATCGAGAGAAAGAAGAACAACAGAATAAATGCAGAGGACGGTATATTTATGTTCATGACCTGCCGAGTCGGTTCAACGATGACTTGCTTAAGCAGTGCAAATCCTTGAATAAATGGACTGATATGTGCCAGTATTTTGTGAATAATGGGCTTGGATCTGAACTTGGAAATCcagccaaaattttttcaagaacCGGTTGGTTTAACACTCATCAGTTCTCTCTGGAAGTCATTTTCCACAACCGAATGAAACAGTACGAGTGCTTGACAAATGACTCGTCAGAAGCTGCAGCTGTTTATGTGCCGTATTATGCAGGACTCGATGTTTCTCGGCATTTATGGGGTTCGAATGCGTCTGTCAGAGACTCTGATTCGCTGAGTCTTATAAAGTGGCTGAGAGAAAGACCAGAGTGGGACGTAATGTGGGGCAGAGATCATTTCATGGTTGCGGGCAGAATTACTTGGGATTTTAGAAGAGGGATTGATGATGATAACCATTGGGGTAACAAGTTAATGGTGCTGCCTGAATCAAAGAACATGACCATGTTAACAATCGAATCGAGCCCTTGGAACAGCAATGACTTCGCGATCCCTTATCCAACATATTTTCATCCCTGGACTGACAATGATATAGTCCAATGGCAGAACAGAATGAGAAAACAGAAGAGGAAGTCCTTGTTTTGCTTTGCAGGGGCGCCGCGGCCAAACATAGAAGATTCCATACGAGGTGAGGTCATGAAtcagtgcaaatcatccaaccgaAGGTGCGGTTTGATGGAATGCTCCGACCAGAGAAACAAATGCCAAAAGCCAGTTCACATTATGAAGATGTTTCAAAACTCGGTCTTCTGCCTACAGCCTCCAGGGGATTCATTTACCAGGAGATCAACTTTTGATTCGATTTTGGCCGGCTGCATACCGGTCTTTTTCACTCCAGCTTCTGCTTATGTACAGTACCTGTGGCATTTGCCTAGAGATTTCAACAAGTATTCGGTGCTCATACCCGAAGATGATGTGAAAAACAGGCGCGTAAGCATTGAAAAGAAACTGTCTCAAATTTCCAAGTCACGGGTGTCAGCAATGAGGGAGGAGGTGATAAAGCTTATTCCCAATGTAACGTACGCAGATCCAAGGTCCAGATGGCAAAAGTTTGAAGATGCATTTGATTTAACGGTAAAAGGAGTTCTTGAGAGAGTAGAATCATTGAGGCAAGAGATGGAGGAGGGGAAGAATTCTAGTCTGAGTTATGACGAAGAAGACAGTTGGAAGTACTTTACCTTCGGAAAAGTTGATAAGAATGAATGGGATAATTTCTTTTTAAGAACTGACAGATCGAAGTACTACTAA
- the LOC113729147 gene encoding uncharacterized protein isoform X3: MAGTCSPVKPHVIVSSTAIELTRNSRVGAPSSVRYSARRSVFASPDGLQPLAEGPSCIFVGPIETASKETLEALYCQARDSYYNGTPLIVDDMFDRVELKLRWYGSKYVVKYPRCSLRRQSTYADAEEDPSQAFALASIWLLILGFGGSVFLLPVMYTLGQAYHQDAFHSATSHTSQASMLQFLTILNGMMYMALGSIIGVPIASASVGALQGIWKNDLVALKGVCPNCGEEQSISRADRRWVYGRVYLIRRRGRRHKWT, translated from the exons ATGGCCGGCACGTGCTCACCGGTCAAGCCTCACGTGATAGTATCATCGACGGCTATTGAACTTACCAGAAATTCGCGTGTCGGAGCTCCGTCATCCGTCCGGTATTCAGCTCGGAGATCCGTCTTCGCCTCGCCTGATGGCCTCCAGCCCCTCGCCGAGGGTCCGTCGTGTATATTCGTCGGTCCGATTGAAACTGCCAGTAAAGAAACCCTAGAAGCTCTCTATTGTCAA GCTAGGGATTCATATTATAATGGTACGCCGTTGATTGTAGATGACATGTTTGATAGAGTTGAG CTGAAGTTGCGGTGGTATGGTTCGAAATATGTAGTGAAGTATCCGAGGTGTAGTCTTAGGCGGCAATCAACCTATGCTGACGCTGag GAAGATCCTTCACAGGCGTTTGCATTAGCGAGCATATGGCTTTTGATTCTTGGTTTTGGTGGTTCAGTCTTTCTGCTTCCTGTTATGTACACCCTTGGTCAAGCTTATCATCAAGATGCATTTCACTCTGCAACTTCACACACCAGTCAAGCTTCTATGCTACAGTTCCTTACTATACTTAATGGCATGATGTACATGGCATTGGGATCCATAATAGGTGTTCCAATTGCTTCAGCATCAG TTGGAGCATTGCAAGGGATTTGGAAGAATGACTTGGTCGCGCTAAAAGGGGTTTGCCCAAATTGTGGTGAGGAG CAATCCATCTCAAGAGCAGATAGGCGGTGGGTTTATGGCCGGGTTTACTTGATTCGGCGGAGAGGCAGACGACACAAATGGACGTAA
- the LOC113722285 gene encoding RHOMBOID-like protein 1, with protein sequence MGRAKTSSSSESDKVEIKIQPRSDLNQAVVIPRPPNYQQNFHPPPHRPPQRPRSLRLFKKWIPWFVPTIVLVNVAIFVYAMYLNDCPRNSENCIGRSLLDRFAFQSTKENPLLGPSAATLLKLGALDVKSVVDGHQVWRLASCTWLHAGVFHVLANMLSLIFVGVRLEQEFGFARIGLAYVISGIGGSLLSSLFVRTTISVGASGALFGLLGAMLSELLINWTIYENKCAALSTLVLIIIINLAVGILPHVDNFAHLGGFVTGFLLGFILLIRPQFGWVNQRNAPPGYHSKNTSKFKAYQYIFLILALLLLIAEFAIGLGLLLGGVDGNDHCQWCHYLSCIPSPLWTCGPVRCSSSQLQNQVNMTCLSNHKSGFYTLQNPNNTAELQRLCAVLCH encoded by the exons ATGGGGAGGGCTAAAACCAGCTCGTCATCGGAGTCGGACAAAGTGGAGATCAAGATCCAGCCTCGCTCTGACTTAAATCAGGCGGTTGTTATTCCACGTCCTCCTAATTACCAGCAGAACTTCCATCCACCACCTCATCGTCCTCCTCAACGGCCTCGCAGTCTTCGGCTTTTCAAGAAATGGATCCCTTGGTTTGTCCCTACCATTGTTCTTGTCAACGTTGCCATCTTTGTCTACGCAATGTACCTCAATGATTGTCCCCGCAACTCTGAGAATTGCATAGGGAGGTCCCTGTTGGACCGGTTTGCTTTCCAGAGCACCAAAGAGAACCCCTTGCTCGGTCCCTCCGCTGCTAC ACTGCTAAAACTGGGGGCTCTAGATGTCAAGAGCGTGGTTGATGGACACCAGGTGTGGCGGTTGGCCTCTTGCACGTGGCTACATGCCGGGGTGTTCCATGTTCTTGCCAATATGTTGAGTCTCATCTTTGTTGGCGTTCGGCTAGAGCAGGAGTTTGGCTTTG CGCGCATTGGGCTGGCGTATGTAATATCTGGAATTGGTGGAAGTTTATTGTCTTCTTTGTTTGTGAGGACAACCATCTCAGTTGGTGCCTCCGGGGCATTGTTTGGTTTACTTGGCGCCATGCTTTCTGAACTCCTCATAAATTGGACGATATACGAGAACAAG TGTGCAGCCCTGTCGACTCTCGTCCTCATCATCATTATCAATCTAGCAGTTGGAATCCTCCCTCATGTGGACAACTTTGCACATCTTGGAGGATTTGTGACGGGATTTTTACTTGGATTTATTCTCCTAATCCGTCCTCAGTTTGGATGGGTAAACCAAAGAAATGCTCCTCCAGGTTACCATAGCAAAAACACGTCCAAGTTCAAAGCATATCAGTACATATTCTTGATCCTCGCTCTGCTACTACTCATTGCAGA ATTTGCCATCGGCCTGGGCCTGCTCCTCGGAGGCGTTGATGGGAATGATCACTGTCAGTGGTGTCACTATTTGAGCTGCATCCCGAGCCCTCTTTGGACTTGCGGACCAGTCCGTTGCTCG TCGAGCCAACTGCAAAACCAGGTGAATATGACATGCTTGTCAAACCATAAAAGTGGTTTTTACACATTGCAAAATCCAAACAATACAGCAGAACTTCAGAGGCTTTGTGCTGTGCTTTGTCATTGA
- the LOC113729147 gene encoding uncharacterized protein isoform X1, giving the protein MAGTCSPVKPHVIVSSTAIELTRNSRVGAPSSVRYSARRSVFASPDGLQPLAEGPSCIFVGPIETASKETLEALYCQARDSYYNGTPLIVDDMFDRVELKLRWYGSKYVVKYPRCSLRRQSTYADAEEDPSQAFALASIWLLILGFGGSVFLLPVMYTLGQAYHQDAFHSATSHTSQASMLQFLTILNGMMYMALGSIIGVPIASASVGALQGIWKNDLVALKGVCPNCGEEVFAFVRSDQSKLSRHRSECHVCESFIEFRTRVEQSISRADRRWVYGRVYLIRRRGRRHKWT; this is encoded by the exons ATGGCCGGCACGTGCTCACCGGTCAAGCCTCACGTGATAGTATCATCGACGGCTATTGAACTTACCAGAAATTCGCGTGTCGGAGCTCCGTCATCCGTCCGGTATTCAGCTCGGAGATCCGTCTTCGCCTCGCCTGATGGCCTCCAGCCCCTCGCCGAGGGTCCGTCGTGTATATTCGTCGGTCCGATTGAAACTGCCAGTAAAGAAACCCTAGAAGCTCTCTATTGTCAA GCTAGGGATTCATATTATAATGGTACGCCGTTGATTGTAGATGACATGTTTGATAGAGTTGAG CTGAAGTTGCGGTGGTATGGTTCGAAATATGTAGTGAAGTATCCGAGGTGTAGTCTTAGGCGGCAATCAACCTATGCTGACGCTGag GAAGATCCTTCACAGGCGTTTGCATTAGCGAGCATATGGCTTTTGATTCTTGGTTTTGGTGGTTCAGTCTTTCTGCTTCCTGTTATGTACACCCTTGGTCAAGCTTATCATCAAGATGCATTTCACTCTGCAACTTCACACACCAGTCAAGCTTCTATGCTACAGTTCCTTACTATACTTAATGGCATGATGTACATGGCATTGGGATCCATAATAGGTGTTCCAATTGCTTCAGCATCAG TTGGAGCATTGCAAGGGATTTGGAAGAATGACTTGGTCGCGCTAAAAGGGGTTTGCCCAAATTGTGGTGAGGAG GTTTTTGCATTTGTTAGATCTGATCAGTCCAAGCTTTCCCGCCACAGATCAGAATGCCATGTGTGTGAGAGCTTCATAGAATTCCGCACAAGGGTTGAG CAATCCATCTCAAGAGCAGATAGGCGGTGGGTTTATGGCCGGGTTTACTTGATTCGGCGGAGAGGCAGACGACACAAATGGACGTAA
- the LOC113722298 gene encoding uncharacterized protein produces the protein MRERKSAKFNLQEQQQQNGHLSPFKFAKLFDPDASWDKDQLGDVLHWIRQVVALVCGLLWGAIPLVGGIWIILFLVLSSGIVYGYYAVILKVDEEEFGGHAALLQEGLFASFSLFLLAWTLVYSLAHF, from the exons ATGAGAGAAAGGAAATCGGCCAAGTTTAATTTGCAagagcagcagcagcagaacGGTCACTTGTCTCCTTTTAAATTCGCCAAGTTGTTCGATCCGGATGCTTCTTGGGACAAG GATCAACTTGGAGATGTATTGCACTGGATTCGCCAAGTGGTGGCCTTGGTCTGTGGACTATTATGGGGTGCCATTCCTTTAGTTGGGGGTATATGGATAATTTT GTTCCTCGTGTTATCTTCTGGGATAGTTTATGGTTATTATGCTGTCATACTAAAGGTTGATGAAGAGGAATTTGGTGGCCATGCAGCTCTTCTCCAGGAGGGGCTATTCGCTTCTTTCTCACTCTTTCTG CTAGCGTGGACTCTGGTATACAGTTTAGCACATTTCTGA